The following are encoded together in the Argopecten irradians isolate NY chromosome 5, Ai_NY, whole genome shotgun sequence genome:
- the LOC138323497 gene encoding uncharacterized protein: MWRILPFITGLLLFVYFPIFLLRICSAVYDWIHFGKGRHHSKNGEDGEELYLLKSATETKPKEWISFNPISLWWIISQPIRRVCDNMPRTGSRLCRLVFALLSLSVIIVKITLHGIYQTDFVVASVRQGSPMDFLSVLAGHDLAKDNFLSDFGGPFIALGLYIVGAILFLCVPNNLSKELARGLPQNSGKGTSLTPLSISVGDRQRLTYSNIEDSNGYDQLSSAMVKNFFMLLNPSFTGYVFKIQLRRLQAMLSYFTVNGNCIICVLFVALLPCYLIVCLVEMAICIVFYGMPILFFMFVILRGYCLGAWNRVRTHHICYKCLVLLFIPLLITSLTYVIYVLNIVFVDSFLFLSRVVIFTYTGLFAYTTQSSGYFVLYITVIMYIGDSIQKLKTEYTNIFNNVLELCKIYAEKHGTDKVYSIVDDVACMPSDLFMSVVNRYQPLRVQLFKAILKITIISIVLYLSVELLVSFEKFKELQTLTQAITTLFVCSVPKIINSTCKKDKSRWHQKWKRELSRFINDFCRELDVISISDNHNDCVLIDTL, from the coding sequence ATGTGGCGAATACTCCCATTTATAACGGGACTTTTACTCTTTGTATACTTCCCAATATTTTTGTTGAGAATTTGTTCAGCGGTCTATGACTGGATTCATTTTGGCAAAGGACGTCATCACAGTAAGAATGGTGAGGATGGAGAGGAACTTTATCTTCTGAAATCAGCCacagaaactaaaccaaaagAATGGATTTCGTTTAATCCCATATCGCTATGGTGGATTATTTCTCAGCCCATTCGTCGTGTGTGTGACAACATGCCAAGGACCGGCTCTCGACTGTGTAGACTCGTGTTCGCTTTGCTAAGTTTATCTGTGATAATTGTGAAAATAACTTTACATGGAATTTACCAAACGGATTTCGTTGTTGCAAGTGTTCGCCAAGGATCTCCTATGGACTTTTTATCGGTTTTGGCTGGACATGACTTGGCCAAGGACAACTTCCTCTCTGATTTCGGTGGACCATTTATTGCCTTGGGCCTCTACATTGTTGGTGCTATTCTGTTCTTATGTGTTCCAAATAATCTGTCAAAAGAATTAGCTCGTGGCTTGCCACAAAACTCCGGCAAAGGAACGTCACTGACTCCCCTTTCCATCAGTGTAGGTGACAGACAGAGACTAACATATTCTAATATTGAAGACTCCAATGGATACGACCAACTTTCTAGTGCCATGGTGAAGAATTTCTTCATGCTTTTGAATCCAAGCTTTACTGGTTATGTTTTCAAGATTCAACTAAGACGCCTTCAGGCAATGCTTTCGTATTTCACAGTGAACGGTAACTGTATtatatgtgttttgtttgtagctCTGTTACCGTGCTATCTCATTGTTTGTCTGGTAGAAATGGCGATTTGTATCGTTTTCTATGGAATGcctattttgttttttatgtttgtaatCCTACGGGGTTATTGCCTTGGTGCCTGGAATCGCGTTCGAACACACCATATATGCTACAAATGTTTAGTTTTGCTATTTATACCACTTCTGATTACGTCACTTACTTATGTGATCTACGTGTTAAATATTGTGTTTGTCGATAGTTTTCTGTTTTTGTCGCGGGTTGTCATTTTTACATACACGGGTTTATTCGCGTATACGACCCAGTCGTCGGGCTACTTTGTTCTGTATATAactgtaattatgtatataggGGATAGTATACAGAAGTTGAAAACTGAATACACGAACATCTTTAATAATGTACTAGAGCTTTGCAAAATATACGCGGAGAAACATGGAACAGACAAGGTTTACTCCATTGTTGATGATGTCGCCTGTATGCCCAGTGATTTGTTTATGTCCGTTGTCAATAGATACCAACCGTTACGCGTACAACTTTTCAAGGCTATTCTGAAAATAACTATAATTTCCATAGTTCTTTATCTGTCTGTAGAACTCCTGGTAAGTTTTGAGAAATTCAAGGAATTACAAACATTGACTCAGGCTATAACTACATTGTTCGTGTGTTCTGTTCCGAAAATCATTAATAGCACCTGTAAAAAGGACAAGTCTCGTTGGCATCAGAAATGGAAACGAGAATTATCGAGATTTATAAATGACTTTTGTCGAGAATTGGACGTGATAAGTATCAGTGACAACCACAATGATTGCGTTTTGATCGATACCTTGTAA